A window of Vidua macroura isolate BioBank_ID:100142 chromosome 4, ASM2450914v1, whole genome shotgun sequence genomic DNA:
ATTTACCTTAAAATTCCATAAACGTGTCAGTGCTTCAATCTAGTTgccaatttttatttctccccaAATGACCTTTGAAAAACCCTCATGGCCTgaggcagagaaaaataaaaaataatcaaaccaAATTTCTCCCTCACTTTCAGGAAACATACTGAAGGATGAAATTTCCAGGTCCAGGGAAACTTTGAAGCAGCATCTCCACCTCTGGACTTTGGTAGTCACCACTTCCTCACTGTGCAGGAGCATCCCCACTTCAAACATACAATATGAACATGTAGTGGGGTCAATTTACAGCCAAGTCAAACATCTACTCTTGTATGAGAAGACCTCTCTGGCACTCAAGTGCACAGATGTGCAGTGGTAACACCTACAGagagttttttttctggtgctgAAGCCCCCAGTGGACAGCACAGGCAGACCAAAGCCCATGCTGCTTCTTGGCACTGGCTCCAGCTGTTTGATGTCGCTGCAGCGGCACAACAGGAGCTCCCATGAAGGGTTCAGCTGCACTTTCCTGCTGGTTGATCCACTACACCGTATTTAGACTACTCCTTCCTACTGAAGAACACTGGTAAACAAGGGAAAAGCAGTGATTTTGCAATCACCAGTGTTACAGTGTTGCAAACACTGCTGTTAACACCAGCTCTGTTTAGAAGAATGCTGATGTGTGGGTGAGTTGCAGGAGCCCCAGTGACACACAAGCTGCAAACTGAAGAGAACACAGGTTTCAAAGTAGTTCCACACTCATGTATGTTTGAGCTGCATTTCTCTACATCCCATACAGAGTCAAGAAGCTGAGACATTAGTTCCtcagaaactttattttcattcaaactACAGAAATAAAGTAGTACCTTCCAATTTCCCATTATATTTTCTGCGTATTTGAACGGCTCAGGGCGAAACGCACTAGGATAAACTATCCTGTACATATGGAGGAAGATAAGGCTCAAAAACTAGCTTTACTTCAAAGAACGCCAAACCTGACCTATGAGGTTGGCTCCAAATCTTTGATAACAATAATAGGCACAACATAGGAAAAAAGATTGATCTAAACTACCTATTGTAAGCAAAATCCAGTAAGTCATTACAGAAAGTCAAagaaaccttttagaaataacAAAACAGTTTTCTACTTTGAAAAAATAGATGAGTAATTTTTGCTTTATATACGATATATTCACACACACTTTCAAGTATCATTTTCACTATTATCATCCTTACATGGCTAgagataaaaaaatgaaatcccaTAAGCAGATTATTATGCCAAAGAAGTCACACACGGTCTTTATCTGGGTTTAGCAACACCTGGAATTCTCCATGGTATCACAGTGACTAAAAAAGCAGTGACTAGACTCAGTGTAATTTTCCCCTTTATTAAACATGTTTTAGTAAGGCTTGAAAAGCATCAGGATTAGAAAAATGGAGACAAGAAAAGCATAGGCTGTCATAAACCCCACAAATTCACAGCTAAGCTTGTCACACGCTCAGTACTACcagagaataataaaaaaaaaaaatagatctgAGTTGTTTGGTTAGCAGGCAAACTGATACCAACAGGCAGACTTCAGCTAGGATGTTTTTACATTTAAGGCATCACACAAAATAACAAGTTAATGCTGGGAAGCGTAAGAACCATCATGTGCACAGCCATAATTCACATTTAGCTCTGGACATAAGAACctgctttatttcaaaatagGAAGGCTAGGAGGGAATCCCATAGTCTTTTGGGAAAGTGCTAGACAGCCACCAGGCAAGAGGAAGAGTGACTGTGGTTTTTATCACAGGGGAAGGAATTTAAGTGCTTATTAAAGGCTTTGCTGTAGTGCCAGAGCCAGACACCTGAAAACAAATTCTGACAGAACACAAAACTTCTAAGACAGAAAACCTGTTCAAGCAGCTGCAGTGAATGGCTGTCCCACAAAGAGATCAAAAATGGCAAGCCTTTGTGATTgaacagctcctggagctctaCAGCAATGACTGAGAGGTGCAGCAGGTGCCTTCCACAGGACTGGTTCCACACTTCTTGCTAATGCACTCTGCATTTCTGCCCTCCAAAGAATTCAGATGGACAGACATGAAATGCCTCAAAATGAAATAGCTATACCTATTTCCTTCCTGGTCATGTCATTTCCATTTGCCTGTTTCTTGCCCAATGGGGAAAGGCACaaattctgcattaaaaaaaaaaagttattttaagacCTAAGTAAAACCTATTCACAAAATAACTTTACAGAAATCACTGACTTGTTTTAAGAGGGCAAAGTCCTCTAAAAGTTAAGTGCCAGGCAGCCTGAAAGCTCTATGGTTTTAACAATCAAGCTTAACTATCTGGTAGAGTACTTGAGTGCAGGGTGTtcttaaaaactaattttaaaaccaTCAGGCCAAGACTCAAAAATAAAGCTTCTTGGAAATGTGGGAGGTCACATATCAAAGGGAAGATCCATGACACTTCCAGAGACTAAAATGCAaagttttaggggtttttttttgcatttagtCAGAGTCCCAGAATGGAGTCCAGAGTACTTTTTCCAAGCAATTTAGTAAGAAAGGATTCCATTAGGTAGTATGGAAGCTCTGAGCTCACTCCAAGCTTGGCTAAAAGCCACTACTCCAAGTTTCCAGAATTTGGGTGATGTTTAAGTTTCCTGAGCTAGAGACAACTTGATAGACAAGACAGTGACAGTGAGCAGGACAAACAGAAGTGACAATGAAAAGCATTGCACAGTCCAAGACTTAACGTTATATCCAGAAGCTGACAATTCACACATATTCCTCACCTGTTGCCCCATCTTCACAGGCTGTATTTTGGCACATTCTTACACCTCTTCTAGCACAAGAATTTCTGCTGTCTTTCCTTGCTCTGGTTTTGTACCACATAACCCCACTTTTGAAAAGATGCTTTATACATTTACTCTGTAGTCTTCCCAGGCTTACTAAAAGCACACATTGACAATAGCCTTCCCTTTAGCTGTGAGTTTAATGACACTGAATATTCTGCAGCAATACGAGATGCTTCAACATTTACTGCTTTGTCCTCTCCTGAGCCTGTGGCTGTTACAATAACATGCAGAATGGAGAACTCTCAGCTTTCTCCCTCAGCACACAAACTACACCATTATAATCAGAAGAACATTAGTATGCAGCACAAAGTGATTTGCAAGCTGGAGAAAACAAGGTTTGTGGTCATTTGCTTCctctaaaaatgaattaaaggCATAGGCTGTATGTTTGATAAAGCAACCATGCCAGCTAATTTCCTCTCAAGTCTTTCAGAAACACTACAATTGTTATGTGAGCAAAGAGCCTCAAATCAACCTGCTTGCAGTTTTCAAACTACAGTGCAAGTTGGCTGGCTGCTTCAATAGGTTCAGGCTCAAAAACCTGAGGCCATACCAAAAAAAACTATCAATTGCTTTTCTAGATGAACAAAATGCTGCTACCCTAAATAATACTCTGGTCAGTCTTGTAGTGCAATGAACAAACCCAATACTATGTACTTCTTACAACAGCACTCAGGTTAATCTCAATGCTCTTTACAAAAGGGCAGCATTGCCACTGTTTCCACTGACACTCCTTTGAGGGAGCCGGGCCACTGTGCTCCCAAATTACACACACGCAGTCACCACTCAGGATGCTGATTCATCTTCACATTCCCATGCATGCAAGCATAACTGATGATTAGCTGAAGCTGGGAAACAGGCATGGACTGCTATATTCTACTACCAATGGCCCTATTAAACAAACCTGACTTGCTTTCACACCTGCTGAATCAGGACAGGCAACCAGTTACACAAGAatctgcaaaaccagcacacaaaCAGCCGAGACAGCTCTCTCCACATTCACAAATATCCTGGTTAATGACAAATACTGAAGGCATAGCATCTTTAGATAGAGATGTCTACTCTAAGTATTTCTATTAAACAGCCGTAATAATGATCCAGACATTTCTGGCATGGTCTGATATGCTCCTTATGACACATTTCTGAATAAACGTGCAAGAAAAGCGTTCAAGTCTATTTCAGCACACAGACGCTTCAGTGCCTTCATCAGGCAGATGCAACTGAAGCTTCACTGTCAGTGACTAAACTCACTTTAATCAGTTACCACAAAGATCAAAACCCCAATAAAGCACCTGCCTTGACactcagctgaagaaaagctcCATAGCCCTGGCAAGATCTTTAAGTACAtcacacacttaaaaaaaaagcaagaaatcaGCAATAAAGCACTGATTTTGCTCCATGCTCTAAGAGGTGGAAAGAACATCTTTTGCTCAAAATAAGCAAACTTGACCCTCAAAATCTCCATCTTGTGAACCTCCAAGTAAACTTACAGCTCTCTGGAGTAACTTGCAAACAATGTAACAAAGCTTCAACTACTCAGACATATGTAATAGCAAGCTATCTAGATACTCATACTTTTATTTGTAGCCATGTCTCTGGTATGCTCTACTTGTACTTTATGCATTATATCCTTAGAGCAGAATCACTCACTGAAGCACTTTTACTGTAGCTCCTACCTGAAACTAAGCAGCTTTCTGTGTACCCTTAAAATTCTTGGTTGGGcataaaacagaagtaaaaagagaaacaacaaaacccatGATCAATTACACCAACCACTAAGAAAGAACAGTAGCCACATTGATATAATTCCATTTTGATTTAGGGTGCTATCTAATAGGTTTATTAAAAGTTTCAACAGACTATAGCTCCAAACTTTATCTTTCTTGGAAGACACTACAATAGAAGCCACAGTAGAGACTGCCTTGTCATGAGAGGTACAAATACTTGCTGTATAGATGGAGAAATAAAAGGACAAATCTAGTTGTCTAAAAGACAATTCACTGtacacattttatttacagttttGTACACTGTCTTAGTATGAATGGGACCGCTTTTCTACTTGAGCCATTTTAACCAAAGCAAAATAACCTAAGTAATACAAAGTGTTAAAATACAGCATAAGATACAAAAACAGACATACTATTTCTAGTAAGGAATGTAAATTACGgtgttacattaaaaaaaaaaaatccacatttatGTTCAGGAAATCACACAAAAAGATCACTGATTTGACTGAAATGCATAAATCTGTAGCAAAGCTTTGATgttacaaaaaaaccaaaaaattaccAAAGAATGCACAAAAATCATGTTTATTCCACCTTTGTCATACTCCCAGATTCTTCACCAAATGTTACATGAGCAAAAACAACTGAAATCAAAATATCACTAATGTTCTCAAAtagggaaaacaaataaattaatctaGCAGCCATCAGCAGAGGTTACAGCAAAGATGATGCTGTATAAAAAATTGCTAGAAAACTGTATGCACCATACTCTTTTCCAAACCAGCAAAATCTTACTGCATACAATGCAAATgtaaaacagaataatttcctGCAGGTACAGAAATGCAACTTCTTTTCTGAATACTGTGGATAAACAAATTAGTTTTTTGCAATAGTAATGTTTCTACCAAGATATTACAGAGTGGGCCAGAAACACACTTATGGATTTGGGGGGGCGAAGTGTTCTAAAATTCCGATTGGTAATGGTTACTTCAgccaaaatagaaaaattgaaCATAGAAGTACAAGACAAAGGCGAATGAGACTCCTCACAAATCTTAGCAACATTTAGATGGAAATCAAATTTAAATGTAGTCCACTCTGCTTTTGAAGAGGCTTTGGTTCAGCTCCCAATCTCGATTGCTTGACGCAGTCTCCTATGAAAGAATACTCAGAAGGTGTCGTCTTAAACAACAAACCTATTTTTAGTGGTGGAGCCGCTCTTAGTAGCTGTGTCTGCATGGGACTGATAACCAATCACTATCTTTGGAGGAAGTCCTAATCTTTCCTTGTATACTCtcctggagaggaaaagaaataaaacaacagtTTAAGCAAAGTCCTTAAGAAGGAATTAGTATCAGGACACCTGCTTTTAAGATCTGTGgacaccataaaaaaaaaaaaaaagagttgccAATTTAGAAACAATTTTTCCGATATGAAAAAAGGACTTGAAATATGATCTTTTCTAGTGTATTGCATCTAAAACCCACTTAAAGTTTTGTGAAATGACTTACCACATATAATAGGACAAgctcttgcaaaaaaaaattaacaggcctaaataaatgcaaaatgcagGGACTCTATACTGCATTCATGTGAGTATCATTAAACCAGAATGCTGTATTTCCAcatacagaaacaaaacaactacGAAGAACTCATGTTCACAATTCCACAACTACTGAGATGATAAAGCCACCAGaaccaaagaaaacagcaatCCCCTGGAACAGTCAGTTTTAATCACCCCACACATCGTGGCTGCAGAGAGTTGCTGTCTTTCCTTTAACTACCAATAGAAAGCAGACTCCCACAGACCTCGTCATGGGCACCTTACCCAACAGAAGCTTTAAGAAAAACCACCTTGGATCTTATGTCTTAAGATAAACAAGCTGCAGTACCTGCCTTAGggacaaacacacacacacagtgctccTCAGCACAGAGCGAGATGCAAGTCACTATTGGCCACTCCTGTCTGGAGTTAGGGTAATAAAGGAGCCAGAAGGCAACATAACTTACCTTGGTCCTAGTGTCAGTTTGCAAAAATCTTAACTTTTTCACAGCTCTCTAAAGGAGTCAACTCCTTAGTTAATGGTTAACACCATCTAAAATGCTGATGCCAACTAGGTTTATTGCAACATTGTGGTAGCAGAAGATGAATACCATAGTTTTGCTTGTTTATTATTAAACACTTACCATTGAAGCCTGAAAACATGACTGTATAATAAAATTGTTAGTAGGAGGCAGACAGATTCTTAAAGGcccaaaaaaaaaggcatgtgtCAAAAGAGTCCTCAGGTAGTGAAAAAAGTAAGCAGCTATGCCTGACAGTTCAAGTTTGGCTTAAGACAggaagacaaatattttcattgatttGCATGAGGTAAATGGCCTACAATGACAAATTTAACAGGAAGTTATTCCAAAGCATCAGTACTAAAGAATCCAATAAATACTTGTGTAATTAGTAATTGTAATTGTGTAAATAGTAACTGTGTAATTAGTAATACTTGCCACACACTAGAGCACAACATGCATTTTCCATAGCACAGACTCAGTCTGAGATAACTACTGTTTGCTTACTTAAAGTCTACAGCATGCAGGTCAAATAACCCACAAATCGTCAGCATTGCTTTATCTGTACTTAAACAGAGGCAAAATGTAGGAAAACGCCTGTAGAGTTTCACAGCACATCACtgtacagctttttttttccccccagatttgAGTACATCCTTCTGTGCTTAAGACTTGCAGCACCTTTCCTTTCCTATCTTGTTTGTAAGCATCactttcctggaaaaaaaatcatatcaaTGCTCTACTCTTACTGACTACCCACCTTTACAAACTGGCAGGCTGGAACAGATTGCACATTACCTACAGTTGCTAATTACAATGCCTCATTGTGAAATGAGACTTTTGCCAAGATTTGTGTATGAGCATGTGCTAGTAACTACTCTGTACTGCTGCACTACCTTCTCTGCAGtttagaaatgaaaaactgaagatAATTTGGCACAGTTACTTAAGCTTGGGAtacagctctgcacaggctcCACTTGCCTGAAATGCCTCCTCTATCAAACTAACTGGCTTTACACGCACGGTTACACTCCATACAGCCAAGGCACCGACCACGTTACTTACCCTATATGCGTAACAGCATCCCTGTTTTCACATTCAGTTGTCCATATTGCTATTTTATCACCCTTAGTTCTAACATTAACAACAGCACCACACACATCGTCACTGTAGTCATCGAATGACTCCCCAAtaaggcacagcagctgtgaaagAGAAAGTTCAGAGTCAGAATCCTGTTCTGTAGGCAAGCAAGCACTCAGTGTACACAAGGACCAAGGAACACATTTTACTGCCTACAGCTATTTGCCATACAACAATCACTTTCTATTTATTGCAGTGTCTTCTTGAAGTTCCAAATATTACAAGTGAACATACTCTAGTAGGGCATCTTCCTTCTAGTCTAAATTTttcattcctcctcctctgccacctGCTGCAAGTTCTGACACAGCTGATTATTCCCACAGTGCTGCCTTCCACTCCATCCTCCCAATTCAAAACAAGAGAAGAATTAAAGCACTATTCTTCTTTCTACAGTACACTTAACACAGATGGACCAATCTGAAATTTTAGCTGTTCCCATCCATTATCTAGGAAGAACCTGTTAAGGACTATTTGCACAACATCAGGTACATAAGGTTTAATTTCAATGCTGAAGTCTATCAATTCAGACTGCAGACTGTAAATCTGACTGCAGCCAGACTGTAAGTGCTACCCAATGAAATGTTACTTCCAATTAACACAGGAAGCTTCAGTGTTTCCATAAACTCTAAAGTGGGCATCAGTGATCCTGAACAGGGTTTAATACAACACACCAATGCAGGTGCACAAGTAACACAAGATTCTTCCTCCCAGGTTTCTAGCAGTGAAGATTGGAATTGAAGCAGGAACATCAGACTGAGTGGGGTCACAGCCCCATGCAACATGCTAACTGTGAAAGTGGTATTTAAAATCTTCAGCTTGAAACTTGTAAAACAAGCAATCCTGATATTCAAAACGAAGGGTTTCTTGCACTCAAGACAGATTTGCCTAGACTatgctgaataaaaaaaaaaacctttctgcaCACCAAATCTGCAAATGGATACTTGTTTCCTTCACTTGCACAGTACACTAAACATACTACAATTATGTCAGTTCTCTGGTACCACTTATAACCTTTGGAAATTTAACATGTTTGTAACTTCTCAAGCAAAGCAGGTCTTCCAGTACCCATCAGACCCCAAAGGGCTGGCTTATTCAAGGAAATACAAAAAGGACAAAGTGTGCCAATGAATAAATCAGGTATAACTAGACATGCTTTAAATATTACACCCAACTGCAGGCTGCACACACTCGCTGCGTAATTCAAGCCATAAATGGTTAAGATCAAACCACACACAGACATGCAAAATATTGACCAACTGTCCTGGTTCACATGCAAGCAAAGATGACTTCCATGCTCAATAAACACTACTCAGGTACAATTTTCTTGAATGTTGCACAACAGTGAAAAAAGTCTTCTCAAATGAAGTTTAGTTCACAGTTAAGATCATTATAGCATAATAAAAATTTGTTCCGAAGGGGAGTTATAAAGGCTTTGATTTCTATTGCAGAAAATTGGTTGCAGATAATTACTGGAATTAGAAGTGACAGGGTTGTTTTAGGGCACATATCACATTCACCTGGGTATTTAGGCTCTGTGCCATTGCTCACTGCTAAGCAAAAAGCAGAGTCCTCTAGCCTTCAGTTTGCACAGTGTATCTACATGTTTCCAAGCCATATGTCACGGCTATTAGCAGTCAGGACTCACACATGCATTAGTCCAAGTACATGCAGCAGGATGTTAATTTGCTCACGTGCAGTCACACTGCCCAGTACTGTAAGGCTCTCTTCCAATCACAACTACAGTGACTACAAAGATCCTGAAAGTTCTGACATTTTGGACACCTCTGCTTTGATTCTGAAGGCCATTTCTCCCTTTCAAAGGGGTGCAATACTCCCTGCCTCTCACAAAACCAAGGACAAAAGATGAGATTGTCAAGACTGCTGTGCATTGTCCTGTCTGCAATCCATGTCCCTAAATCCTAGATTGCACTAGATTGTCTTAGGCTATTCTGAGTCAGTTCCTAGAcaacacatttttctgtaagACATTTACTGCAATCCACACTAGAAATATATTTACCATTCAATTCTATTCCAAAGAGATAagagcaatggaaaaaaagaagtattttttacaGTGTGTATATACAGGATGAATGTGCTATTATTGCCTACTCTAGCATTAAGAtaaatacagaaggaaaaaagtacaTCTGAAAGTCTCTTGTtctacaaaaccaaaacctgaaAACAATTCACTTTTTTAAGAAGTAtttgtaaaacaaattttttaatCAATTGAACCAGCAAGTTGCACTCAAGACAATGTACTATTTTCACAGTAGTTCAACAGTAATGTTCTGTACACTACATGGGAACAGCTTAATCTGTCCTACAGAACTCTCCCTGTTGCTGCCTGTTACAAGGAAGTATTAAGACAATACAGCATATGAAGATCACTATcgaaaaaatatgtttaaaatacagCCTGTCAATAAAACCCTACAGGACACTCTGCTGCCAAGAAGTTGGACTAGCATAGCACACAAATATCAAATCAGGTAAATGTATTTTCACACAAACATAAGACCCCTTAGCTGCCCCTGGTGCTTACTGTCTCTAGCCAGAAGCGATCAAGGTCACTTCGTCTCTGCTGCTTGTTTAGTGTAATTAGCCATCGGCCTCCTCG
This region includes:
- the EIF4E gene encoding eukaryotic translation initiation factor 4E — protein: MAAVEPETTPNPQPAEEEKTEPAPSQEVASPEQYIKHPLQNRWALWFFKNDKSKTWQANLRLISKFDTVEDFWALYNHIQLSSNLMPGCDYSLFKDGIEPMWEDEKNKRGGRWLITLNKQQRRSDLDRFWLETLLCLIGESFDDYSDDVCGAVVNVRTKGDKIAIWTTECENRDAVTHIGRVYKERLGLPPKIVIGYQSHADTATKSGSTTKNRFVV